One stretch of Pseudomonas sp. NC02 DNA includes these proteins:
- a CDS encoding efflux RND transporter permease subunit, translating to MGFNLSEWALRNRQIVLFLMILLAVVGTLSYTKLGQSEDPPFTFKAMVIKTNWPGATAQEVSRQVTERIEKKLMETGDYERIVSFSRPGESQVTFMARDSMHSAEIPDLWYQVRKKISDIRQTLPPDIQGPFFNDEFGTTFGNIYALTGDGFDYAVLKDYADRIQIQLQRVPDVGKVELLGLQDEKIWIELSNLKLATLGLPLATVQQALQEQNAVSTAGFFETPSERVQLRVSGNFKTVKEIRDFPIRVGDRTFRIGDVAEIHRGFNDPPAPRMRYMGADAIGLAVAMRDGGDILVLGKALEGEFARLQKNLPAGMELRKVSDQPAAVKTSVGEFVQVLAEALAIVLLVSFFSLGVRTGMVVALAIPLVLAMTFATMYYLGIGLHKISLGALVLALGLLVDDAIIAVEMMAIKMEQGYDRLKAASFAWTSTAFPMLTGTLITAAGFLPIATAQSSTGEYTRSIFQVVTIALLASWVAAVMFVPYLGEKLLPDLAKIHAAKHGTDGPDPYGTPFYQRVRRLVEWCVRRRKTVIVLTLLLFIGSVALFRFVPQQFFPASGRLELMVDLKLAEGASLSNTADQVKRLEALLKEHAGIENYVAYVGTGSPRFYLPLDQQLPAASFAQFVVLAKTIEERESLRTWLIETLNEQFPDLRSRVTRLENGPPVGYPVQFRVTGEHIEEVRALARKVAAKVRENTHVVNVHLDWEEPSKIVYLNVDQDRARALGVSTANLSKFLQSSLTGSSVSQYREDNELIEILLRGTVHERTELSLLPSLAVPTDNGKSVALSQIATLEYGFEEGIIWHRNRLPTVTVRADIYGKEQPATLVQQILPTLEGVRAELPDGYLLEVGGTVEDSARGQNSVKAGVPLFIVVVLTLLMLQLRSFSRTAMVFLTAPLGLIGVTLFLLVFRQPFGFVAMLGTIALSGMIMRNSVILVDQIEQDIKAGLAPWQAIIEATVRRFRPIVLTALAAVLAMIPLSRSVFFGPMAVAIMGGLIVATALTLLFLPALYAAWFRVRKEAV from the coding sequence ATGGGTTTCAATCTTTCCGAATGGGCGTTGCGTAATCGCCAGATCGTACTGTTCCTGATGATCCTGCTGGCAGTGGTCGGCACCTTGTCCTACACCAAGCTGGGACAAAGCGAAGACCCGCCGTTTACCTTCAAGGCCATGGTGATCAAGACCAACTGGCCAGGCGCTACGGCCCAGGAAGTGTCGCGCCAGGTCACCGAGCGTATTGAAAAGAAATTGATGGAGACCGGCGACTACGAGCGCATCGTCTCCTTCTCGCGACCCGGTGAATCCCAGGTCACCTTCATGGCCCGGGACTCGATGCACTCCGCAGAGATCCCGGACCTCTGGTACCAGGTGCGCAAGAAAATCAGCGATATTCGCCAGACCCTGCCACCGGATATCCAGGGCCCGTTTTTCAACGATGAATTCGGTACCACCTTCGGCAATATCTACGCCCTGACCGGCGATGGCTTTGACTACGCCGTGCTCAAGGACTACGCCGACCGCATCCAGATTCAGCTGCAACGGGTGCCGGATGTCGGCAAGGTCGAACTGCTGGGCTTGCAGGACGAGAAGATCTGGATCGAGCTGTCCAACCTCAAGCTCGCCACCCTCGGCCTGCCGCTGGCGACGGTGCAGCAGGCGTTGCAGGAACAGAACGCGGTGTCCACCGCCGGCTTCTTTGAAACCCCGAGCGAGCGCGTGCAGTTAAGGGTGTCCGGCAACTTCAAGACCGTTAAGGAGATTCGCGACTTCCCGATCCGCGTCGGTGATCGTACGTTCCGTATCGGTGACGTGGCCGAGATTCATCGTGGCTTCAACGATCCACCGGCACCGCGCATGCGCTACATGGGCGCCGACGCCATCGGGCTGGCCGTGGCCATGCGTGATGGTGGCGACATCCTGGTGCTGGGCAAGGCCCTGGAAGGCGAATTCGCACGCCTGCAGAAGAACCTTCCTGCCGGTATGGAACTGCGCAAGGTGTCGGACCAGCCGGCAGCGGTAAAAACCAGTGTCGGCGAATTCGTCCAGGTGCTCGCCGAGGCCCTGGCGATTGTGTTGCTGGTGAGCTTTTTCTCTCTGGGCGTGCGCACCGGCATGGTGGTCGCCCTGGCGATTCCGCTGGTGTTGGCCATGACGTTTGCCACCATGTATTACCTCGGCATCGGCCTGCACAAAATCTCCCTCGGCGCGCTGGTGCTGGCGCTGGGCTTGCTGGTGGACGATGCGATCATCGCCGTGGAAATGATGGCGATCAAAATGGAGCAGGGGTACGACCGGCTCAAGGCCGCCAGTTTCGCCTGGACCAGCACAGCCTTCCCGATGCTCACCGGCACCCTGATCACGGCCGCGGGTTTCCTGCCGATTGCCACGGCGCAATCGAGCACCGGTGAATACACCCGCTCGATCTTCCAGGTGGTGACCATTGCGCTGCTGGCCTCGTGGGTCGCCGCCGTGATGTTCGTGCCGTACCTGGGGGAAAAACTCCTGCCGGACCTGGCGAAGATTCATGCGGCCAAGCATGGCACCGACGGGCCGGATCCCTACGGCACACCCTTCTATCAGCGCGTAAGACGCCTGGTGGAGTGGTGTGTGCGTCGGCGCAAGACGGTGATCGTCCTGACCTTGCTGCTGTTTATCGGCTCGGTGGCGCTGTTCCGCTTTGTGCCCCAGCAGTTCTTCCCGGCTTCCGGGCGACTGGAACTGATGGTCGACCTGAAACTGGCTGAAGGCGCGTCCCTGAGCAATACGGCTGACCAGGTCAAACGCCTTGAAGCCTTGCTCAAGGAACATGCAGGTATTGAAAATTATGTGGCCTACGTCGGTACCGGTTCGCCACGTTTCTACCTGCCGCTGGACCAGCAACTGCCGGCCGCCAGCTTTGCCCAGTTTGTGGTGTTGGCCAAGACCATCGAGGAGCGCGAAAGCTTGCGCACCTGGCTGATCGAAACCCTCAACGAACAATTCCCGGACCTGCGTTCGCGGGTTACGCGGCTTGAAAACGGCCCGCCGGTTGGCTACCCCGTGCAGTTTCGGGTAACGGGCGAGCACATCGAAGAAGTCCGGGCCCTGGCGCGGAAAGTGGCGGCCAAGGTTCGCGAAAATACCCACGTGGTCAACGTGCACCTGGACTGGGAAGAACCGAGCAAGATCGTCTACCTCAACGTTGACCAGGACCGCGCCCGTGCCCTCGGCGTGAGCACCGCCAACCTGTCGAAATTCCTCCAGAGTTCCCTCACGGGCTCCAGCGTCAGCCAGTACCGCGAGGACAACGAGTTGATCGAAATCCTGCTGCGCGGCACGGTGCATGAGCGCACCGAGCTGTCGCTGCTGCCAAGCCTGGCGGTGCCGACCGACAACGGCAAGAGCGTGGCGCTGTCGCAGATCGCGACCCTGGAATACGGCTTTGAGGAAGGCATCATCTGGCACCGTAATCGCCTGCCGACCGTGACCGTTCGCGCCGATATCTACGGCAAGGAACAACCGGCCACCCTGGTGCAGCAGATCCTGCCGACCCTCGAAGGCGTGCGTGCTGAACTGCCGGACGGCTACCTGCTGGAAGTTGGCGGCACGGTCGAGGATTCCGCCCGTGGGCAGAACTCGGTCAAGGCCGGTGTGCCGCTGTTTATCGTGGTGGTGCTGACCTTGCTGATGCTGCAATTGCGCAGCTTCTCCCGCACCGCGATGGTGTTTCTCACGGCGCCCTTGGGCCTGATCGGGGTGACACTGTTCCTGCTGGTGTTCCGCCAGCCCTTTGGGTTCGTGGCGATGCTGGGGACCATCGCGCTGTCGGGGATGATCATGCGTAACTCGGTGATCCTGGTGGACCAGATCGAGCAGGACATCAAGGCCGGCCTGGCTCCCTGGCAGGCGATTATCGAGGCGACCGTGCGGCGCTTCCGGCCGATTGTGCTGACGGCGCTGGCGGCCGTACTGGCGATGATCCCGCTGTCCCGCAGCGTGTTCTTCGGGCCGATGGCCGTGGCGATCATGGGCGGCTTGATTGTTGCGACGGCATTGACCCTGTTGTTCCTGCCCGCGCTGTATGCGGCGTGGTTTCGGGTCCGCAAGGAGGCGGTGTAA
- a CDS encoding DUF4197 domain-containing protein: MLRNSLRLTALCAGLLLGANAMALSLGSLSQGDATGGLKDALTQGAQIAVKQLGVPGGFSNNPEVKIGLPGKLGKVADKLKMFGMGDQVTQLETSMNKAAESAVTQAQPILVNAVKNMSVTDAKGILTGGQDSATQYLNKSSRDEIRAKFLPIVKAATDKVGVAQQYNALAGKAATFGAIDAKSANVESYVTEQALDGLFKMIAQQEETIRKNPAAAATSLAKKVFGAL; the protein is encoded by the coding sequence ATGCTCCGTAACTCCCTTCGCCTCACTGCCCTGTGCGCCGGCTTGCTGCTCGGTGCCAACGCCATGGCCTTGTCCCTCGGCAGCCTGTCCCAGGGCGACGCCACCGGCGGCCTCAAGGATGCACTGACCCAAGGCGCACAGATTGCCGTGAAACAACTGGGTGTGCCCGGTGGTTTCAGCAACAACCCCGAAGTGAAGATCGGCCTGCCGGGCAAGTTGGGCAAAGTCGCTGACAAGTTGAAAATGTTCGGCATGGGTGACCAGGTCACGCAACTTGAAACCAGCATGAACAAGGCGGCCGAGTCTGCTGTCACCCAGGCCCAGCCGATCCTGGTAAACGCGGTGAAAAACATGAGCGTGACCGATGCCAAGGGCATCCTCACCGGCGGCCAGGACTCGGCCACCCAGTACCTGAACAAAAGCAGCCGTGACGAGATCCGGGCCAAGTTCCTGCCGATCGTCAAGGCCGCTACCGACAAGGTCGGCGTGGCCCAGCAGTACAACGCGCTCGCCGGCAAGGCCGCCACCTTTGGCGCCATTGATGCCAAGAGCGCCAATGTCGAAAGCTACGTGACCGAACAGGCGCTGGACGGGCTGTTCAAGATGATCGCCCAGCAGGAAGAAACCATTCGCAAGAACCCGGCGGCGGCTGCCACCAGCTTGGCCAAGAAGGTGTTCGGGGCGCTGTAG
- a CDS encoding YbaY family lipoprotein produces the protein MKKIILLGLTALLGACQTMSPAPKASLDGEVFYLQRIALPPAATLSVTLQDVSLMDAPAVTLAEQKGPVKGQVPLPFHLSYDPTQVKPGHSYSVSARIELEGKLLFITTERHSVQLNGQDPQPLRLRVDAVAH, from the coding sequence ATGAAAAAAATCATCCTCCTGGGCCTGACCGCCCTGCTGGGAGCCTGCCAGACCATGAGCCCCGCGCCCAAAGCCAGCCTCGATGGCGAAGTGTTCTACCTGCAACGCATCGCCCTGCCGCCCGCCGCCACCTTGAGTGTGACCCTGCAGGATGTGTCCTTGATGGATGCCCCGGCCGTGACCCTGGCCGAGCAGAAAGGCCCGGTGAAAGGCCAGGTGCCGCTGCCCTTTCATCTGAGCTACGACCCGACCCAGGTCAAGCCTGGCCACAGTTACTCAGTGAGCGCTCGCATCGAACTGGAGGGCAAGCTACTGTTTATCACCACCGAACGGCACTCCGTGCAGTTGAACGGCCAGGACCCACAACCGCTGCGCCTGCGCGTGGATGCGGTTGCACACTGA
- the plsB gene encoding glycerol-3-phosphate 1-O-acyltransferase PlsB, with the protein MTRSPFRRLVFGTLRRLLYLWVRSETINQSSLTLNLDRSRPVFYVLQSPSLTELAVVDTECTKAGLPRPVLPVSVGPLMEPAAFFYLTPDPDWLGRQDKRGAPPTLTRLVDVLTEHAEENAQIIPVSVFWGQSPDSESSPWKLLFADSWAVTGRLRRLLSILILGRKTRVQFSAPINLRELIEHNKGHERTVRMAQRILRVHFRNLKTAVIGPDLSHRRNLVKGLVNMPLVRQAILDEAEREKITPEKAKAQALRYGNEIASDYTYTAIRFLEVVLSWFWNKIYDGIKVNNIEGVQKVAQGYEVIYVPCHRSHIDYLLLSYLLFKNGLTPPHIAAGINLNMPVIGSLLRRGGAFFMRRTFKGNPLYTSVFNEYLHTLFTKGFPVEYFVEGGRSRTGRMLQPKTGMLAITLRSFLRSSRMPIVFVPVYIGYERVLEGRTYLGELRGASKKKESIFDIFKVVGALKQRFGQVAVNFGEPIKLAEFLDSEQPDWRSQELGPNYKPAWLNETTNRLGERVAQHLNEAAAINPVNLVALALLSTTRLALDEQAMARQLDLYLALLRKVPYSPHTTLPEGDGLALIKHVKDMHLLSEQSDALGKILYLDEQNAVLMTYYRNNVLHIFALPALLASFFQSSSRMSREQILRYTRALYPYLQSELFIRWSLDELDAVVDQWLEAFVEQGLLRFENDVYLRPAPSSRQFVLLTLLSKSIAQTLQRFYMAISLLLNSGQNSISAEELEDLCTVMAQRLSILHGLNAPEFFDKSLFRHFIQTLLEQDVLRRDEAGKLSYHPLLGELAEGAAKRVLPAEIRLSIRQVALHRSEEAPDQPVVPEETH; encoded by the coding sequence ATGACCCGTTCTCCCTTTCGCCGTCTGGTATTTGGCACCTTGCGCCGGCTGTTGTACCTCTGGGTTCGCTCAGAGACGATCAACCAGTCGTCCCTTACCTTGAACCTCGACCGCAGTCGTCCGGTGTTTTACGTCCTGCAATCTCCATCCCTCACCGAATTGGCGGTGGTTGATACCGAATGTACCAAGGCCGGCCTGCCGCGCCCGGTGCTGCCGGTGTCGGTCGGCCCGCTGATGGAGCCGGCAGCCTTCTTCTACCTGACGCCCGACCCCGACTGGCTGGGGCGCCAGGACAAGCGTGGCGCCCCACCCACCCTGACCCGCCTGGTGGATGTGCTCACCGAACACGCCGAAGAGAATGCACAGATCATTCCAGTCAGCGTGTTCTGGGGCCAGTCGCCCGACAGCGAGTCCAGCCCCTGGAAACTGCTGTTCGCCGACAGCTGGGCCGTCACCGGCCGCCTGCGCCGGCTGCTGAGCATCCTGATCCTGGGCCGCAAGACCCGGGTGCAATTCTCCGCGCCCATCAACCTGCGTGAGTTGATCGAGCACAATAAAGGCCACGAACGCACCGTGCGCATGGCCCAGCGCATCCTGCGGGTGCACTTTCGCAACCTGAAAACCGCAGTGATCGGCCCCGACCTGTCCCACCGGCGCAACCTGGTGAAGGGCCTGGTGAACATGCCACTGGTACGCCAGGCGATCCTCGACGAGGCCGAACGCGAGAAAATCACCCCCGAGAAAGCCAAGGCCCAGGCCCTGCGCTATGGCAACGAGATCGCCTCGGACTACACCTACACCGCCATCCGTTTCCTCGAAGTGGTGCTGAGCTGGTTCTGGAACAAGATCTACGACGGCATCAAGGTCAACAACATCGAAGGTGTGCAAAAGGTCGCCCAGGGCTACGAGGTGATCTATGTACCGTGCCATCGCAGCCATATCGACTACCTGCTGCTCTCCTATCTCCTGTTCAAGAATGGCTTGACCCCGCCGCACATCGCCGCCGGGATCAACCTGAACATGCCGGTGATCGGCAGCCTGTTGCGCCGTGGCGGGGCGTTTTTCATGCGCCGTACTTTCAAGGGCAACCCGCTGTACACCTCGGTGTTCAACGAATACCTGCACACCTTGTTCACCAAGGGTTTCCCGGTGGAATACTTCGTCGAAGGCGGACGCTCGCGCACCGGGCGCATGCTGCAACCGAAGACCGGGATGCTGGCGATCACCCTGCGCAGCTTCCTGCGTTCCTCGCGCATGCCCATCGTGTTCGTGCCGGTGTACATCGGCTATGAGCGGGTGCTGGAAGGCCGCACTTACCTGGGCGAACTGCGCGGTGCGAGCAAGAAGAAAGAGTCGATTTTCGATATTTTCAAAGTGGTCGGCGCCCTCAAGCAGCGCTTTGGCCAGGTCGCCGTGAACTTCGGCGAACCGATCAAGCTGGCTGAATTCCTCGACAGCGAGCAGCCCGACTGGCGCTCCCAGGAGCTGGGCCCGAACTACAAGCCGGCGTGGCTCAACGAAACCACCAACCGCCTCGGAGAACGGGTGGCGCAACACTTGAACGAAGCGGCGGCGATCAATCCGGTGAACCTGGTGGCCCTCGCGCTGCTGTCCACCACCCGCCTGGCCCTGGACGAACAGGCGATGGCGCGCCAGCTGGATCTGTACCTGGCACTGCTGCGCAAGGTGCCCTACTCGCCCCACACCACCCTGCCGGAAGGCGACGGCCTGGCGCTGATCAAGCACGTCAAGGACATGCACCTGCTGTCGGAACAGAGCGATGCACTGGGCAAGATCCTCTACCTGGACGAGCAGAACGCCGTCCTGATGACCTACTACCGCAACAACGTGCTACACATCTTCGCCCTGCCGGCGCTGCTGGCAAGTTTCTTCCAGAGCAGCTCGCGGATGAGCCGCGAACAGATCCTGCGCTATACCCGTGCGCTCTACCCGTACCTGCAATCGGAGCTGTTTATCCGCTGGTCCCTGGACGAACTGGACGCTGTGGTCGACCAGTGGCTCGAAGCCTTCGTCGAACAAGGCCTGCTGCGTTTTGAAAACGACGTGTACCTGCGCCCGGCGCCGAGCTCACGGCAGTTTGTGCTGTTGACCCTGCTGTCCAAGAGCATCGCCCAGACCCTGCAACGCTTCTACATGGCGATCTCGCTGCTGCTCAACAGCGGCCAGAACAGCATCAGCGCCGAAGAGCTGGAAGACCTGTGCACGGTCATGGCCCAGCGCCTGTCGATCCTGCACGGCCTGAATGCCCCGGAGTTCTTCGACAAGAGCCTTTTCCGACATTTTATCCAGACCCTGCTGGAGCAAGATGTGCTGCGTCGCGACGAGGCCGGCAAACTGAGCTATCACCCGCTGCTGGGTGAGCTGGCCGAAGGTGCAGCCAAACGCGTATTGCCCGCGGAGATTCGCCTGTCGATTCGCCAGGTCGCACTGCATCGCAGCGAAGAGGCGCCAGACCAGCCTGTGGTACCCGAAGAAACACACTAG
- a CDS encoding cold-shock protein translates to MATRETGNVKWFNDAKGYGFIQREDGKDVFVHYRAIRGEGHRSLAEGQQVEYAVVTGEKGLQAEDVVGL, encoded by the coding sequence ATGGCAACTCGCGAAACCGGCAATGTGAAGTGGTTCAACGACGCCAAGGGCTATGGCTTTATCCAGCGGGAAGATGGCAAGGATGTGTTTGTGCACTACCGCGCCATTCGCGGTGAAGGGCATCGTTCATTGGCCGAAGGCCAGCAGGTGGAATACGCCGTGGTGACGGGCGAGAAGGGCTTGCAGGCTGAGGATGTGGTGGGCCTGTAA
- a CDS encoding putative RNA methyltransferase — translation MLACPICSAPLQEVDNGVACPAGHRFDRARQGYLNLLPVQHKNSRDPGDNLAMVEARRDFLNAGHYAPVARRLAELAAERKPQRWLDIGCGEGYYTAQIADALLRADGYALDISREAVKRACKRNPTVTWLIASMARVPLADASCQFLASVFSPLDWLEAKRLLSPGGGLMKVGPTRGHLMELRERLYDEVREYTDDKHLALVPQGMSLQHSETLEFKLSLADPKDRANLLAMTPHGWRASAERRARVIEAAEPLLVTVSMRYDYFVLQ, via the coding sequence ATGCTCGCTTGCCCCATTTGCAGCGCACCGCTACAGGAAGTGGACAACGGTGTAGCCTGCCCGGCCGGGCACCGTTTCGACCGGGCGCGCCAGGGTTACCTGAACCTGTTGCCGGTGCAGCACAAGAACAGCCGTGACCCGGGCGACAACCTGGCGATGGTGGAAGCGCGCCGCGACTTTCTCAACGCCGGGCATTACGCCCCGGTGGCCAGGCGCCTGGCCGAACTGGCCGCTGAACGCAAACCCCAGCGCTGGCTCGACATCGGCTGTGGCGAGGGTTACTACACCGCACAGATCGCCGACGCCCTGCTGCGCGCCGATGGTTATGCCCTGGATATTTCCAGGGAAGCGGTCAAGCGCGCCTGCAAGCGCAACCCCACGGTGACCTGGTTGATCGCCAGCATGGCCCGGGTGCCGTTGGCCGATGCCAGTTGCCAGTTCCTGGCCAGCGTGTTCAGCCCGCTGGACTGGCTGGAGGCCAAGCGCCTGCTCAGCCCGGGCGGCGGCTTGATGAAAGTCGGCCCGACCCGCGGCCACCTGATGGAGCTGCGTGAGCGTTTGTACGACGAAGTGCGCGAGTACACCGACGACAAGCACCTGGCGCTGGTGCCGCAGGGCATGAGCCTGCAACACAGCGAAACCCTGGAGTTCAAGCTCAGCCTGGCCGATCCCAAGGATCGCGCCAACCTGCTGGCGATGACGCCCCACGGCTGGCGCGCCAGTGCCGAACGCCGGGCCCGGGTGATCGAAGCCGCCGAACCGCTGCTGGTCACTGTGTCGATGCGCTACGACTATTTCGTGCTTCAATAA
- the dapE gene encoding succinyl-diaminopimelate desuccinylase, translated as MTAHADLSPTLQLAIDLIRRPSVTPVDADCQKLMMQRLGDAGFALEPMRIEDVDNFWATHGKHEGPVLCFAGHTDVVPTGPVKAWQNDPFDALIDENGMLCGRGAADMKGSLAAMLVASERFVTDYPDHKGSVAFLITSDEEGPAHHGTKAVIERLAARKERLDWCIVGEPSSTTLVGDVVKNGRRGSLGATLTVRGVQGHVAYPHLAKNPIHLAAPALAELAAEHWDDGNTFFPPTSFQISNLNSGTGATNVIPGDLTAVFNFRFSTESTVEGLQQRVAAILDKHGLDWHVEWALSGLPFLTEPGALLDAVSASIKAVTGRETQASTSGGTSDGRFIATLGTQVVELGPVNATIHQVNERILASDLDVLTEIYYQTLIKLLA; from the coding sequence ATGACGGCCCACGCCGACCTTTCGCCGACCCTCCAACTCGCTATCGACCTGATCCGCCGCCCGTCGGTGACGCCGGTCGACGCCGATTGCCAGAAGCTGATGATGCAGCGCCTGGGCGACGCCGGTTTTGCGCTTGAGCCGATGCGCATCGAGGATGTGGATAACTTCTGGGCCACCCACGGCAAACACGAAGGCCCGGTATTGTGCTTCGCCGGCCACACCGACGTGGTGCCGACCGGCCCGGTCAAGGCCTGGCAGAACGACCCGTTCGACGCGCTGATCGATGAAAACGGCATGCTCTGTGGCCGTGGCGCAGCCGACATGAAAGGCAGCCTGGCGGCGATGCTGGTCGCTTCCGAGCGCTTCGTGACCGACTACCCGGACCACAAGGGTTCGGTCGCATTCCTGATCACCAGTGACGAAGAAGGCCCGGCGCACCACGGCACCAAGGCGGTGATCGAACGCCTGGCAGCCCGCAAGGAGCGCCTGGACTGGTGCATCGTCGGCGAACCGTCGAGCACCACCCTGGTGGGCGACGTGGTCAAGAACGGCCGTCGCGGCTCCCTCGGCGCCACCCTGACCGTGCGCGGCGTGCAAGGCCATGTGGCCTACCCGCACCTGGCGAAGAACCCGATCCACCTGGCCGCTCCGGCCCTGGCCGAACTGGCCGCCGAGCACTGGGACGATGGCAACACCTTCTTCCCGCCTACCAGCTTCCAGATTTCCAACCTCAACTCCGGCACCGGCGCCACCAACGTGATCCCGGGCGACCTGACGGCGGTGTTCAACTTCCGCTTCTCCACCGAGTCCACCGTCGAAGGCCTGCAGCAGCGGGTCGCGGCGATTCTCGACAAGCATGGCCTGGACTGGCATGTGGAGTGGGCGCTGTCGGGCCTGCCGTTCCTCACCGAACCGGGCGCGTTGCTCGATGCGGTCTCCGCCAGCATCAAGGCCGTCACCGGTCGCGAGACCCAGGCGTCCACCAGCGGCGGCACCTCCGATGGGCGCTTCATCGCGACCCTCGGCACTCAGGTGGTGGAGCTGGGCCCGGTCAACGCGACGATCCATCAGGTCAACGAGCGCATCCTCGCCAGCGACCTCGATGTGCTGACCGAAATCTACTACCAGACCCTGATCAAGTTGCTCGCCTGA